The following proteins come from a genomic window of Nocardioides albertanoniae:
- a CDS encoding maleylpyruvate isomerase family mycothiol-dependent enzyme: MDVAARTAANRRLLADFFDGLDGSQLETQSLCSAWTVREVLGHSAMPFSVGVPRLLWRTLLAGGSIDRAAAAIAEEQARRPVAELTGLLRTYDTKRVPAPGVGPMGQFTDHCIHLRDCARPLGLDNDVSLDDWREVLDWLPTKQASLGVVPAGRLDGLALRATDQDWSWSGEESSVDEVAGPSEALAMALAGRSVALSDLSGPGVERLRERLV, from the coding sequence ATGGACGTCGCCGCCCGCACAGCGGCCAACCGTCGCCTTCTCGCCGACTTCTTCGACGGCCTCGACGGCTCCCAGCTGGAGACGCAGAGCCTCTGCTCGGCCTGGACGGTGCGGGAGGTGCTGGGCCACAGCGCGATGCCGTTCTCGGTCGGGGTGCCACGGCTGCTCTGGCGTACGTTGCTGGCCGGCGGCTCGATCGACCGGGCCGCCGCCGCGATCGCGGAGGAGCAGGCTCGTCGGCCGGTCGCGGAGCTGACCGGGCTGCTTCGGACGTACGACACGAAGCGGGTGCCGGCGCCCGGGGTCGGCCCGATGGGGCAGTTCACCGACCACTGCATCCACCTGCGCGACTGCGCTCGCCCGCTCGGCCTCGACAACGATGTCTCGCTCGACGACTGGCGTGAGGTGCTCGACTGGCTGCCGACCAAGCAGGCCTCCCTCGGGGTGGTGCCGGCCGGGCGGCTCGACGGGCTGGCGCTGCGCGCGACCGACCAGGACTGGTCCTGGAGCGGCGAGGAGAGCTCGGTGGACGAGGTCGCCGGCCCCAGCGAGGCCCTGGCCATGGCACTCGCCGGCCGGTCGGTCGCGCTGAGCGACCTGTCCGGCCCCGGGGTCGAGCGCCTGCGTGAGCGCCTCGTCTGA
- a CDS encoding metal-sulfur cluster assembly factor: MRSSTVEGASLKIEDVEEAMKDVVDPELGINVVDLGLVYGIHVEEHSNVVLDMTLTSAACPLTDVIQDQTSQALEGMVNDVHINWVWMPPWGPDKITPDGREMLRALGFNV, encoded by the coding sequence ATGCGCTCCTCGACGGTCGAGGGCGCGAGCCTGAAGATCGAGGACGTCGAAGAGGCGATGAAGGACGTCGTCGACCCCGAGCTCGGGATCAACGTCGTCGACCTCGGTCTGGTCTACGGGATCCACGTCGAGGAGCACTCCAACGTGGTGCTCGACATGACCCTGACCTCGGCGGCCTGCCCGCTGACCGACGTCATCCAGGATCAGACCTCCCAGGCACTCGAGGGCATGGTCAACGACGTGCACATCAACTGGGTCTGGATGCCGCCCTGGGGGCCCGACAAGATCACCCCCGACGGCCGCGAGATGCTCCGCGCCCTCGGCTTCAACGTCTGA
- a CDS encoding ABC-F family ATP-binding cassette domain-containing protein: MITAHDLEVRVGARLLMENVSFRVGPGDKVGLVGRNGAGKTTLTKVLAGDHLPASGSVSNTGEIGYLPQDPRVGDPEVIARDRILSARGLDDAVRRMREAEEQMGSDDGNVREKAMKRYQRAHDELDAGGGYAAETEALQIAQSLGIPDRIMTQPLKTLSGGQRRRVELARILFSSAEVLILDEPTNHLDADSIIWLRDWMKSYKGGFIVISHDNDLLAQTVNKVFHLDGNREVIDIYNMPWKQYLTQRETDEARRKRELMNAQNKAKTLTDQANKMRAKATKATAAQSMLKRAEKIMSGVEGERQQEKVAAIKFPSPAPSGKTPLTANDLSKSYGALEVFTAVDLAIDRGTRVVILGLNGAGKTTMLRILAGVDQPDTGEVVPGHGLKVGYYAQEHETLDTKRSVLQNMQSAAPQLTDTEARTVLGAFLFTGDDVHKPAGVLSGGEKTRLALASLVVSAANVLLLDEPTNNLDPASREEVLNAIRRYEGSIVLVTHDEGAVHALEPDKVLILPDGVEDLWNEGYADLVSLA; the protein is encoded by the coding sequence ATGATCACCGCACATGACCTAGAAGTCCGCGTCGGCGCCCGACTTTTGATGGAGAACGTCTCCTTCCGCGTCGGCCCCGGCGACAAGGTCGGACTCGTCGGCCGCAACGGGGCGGGGAAGACGACCCTGACGAAGGTGCTCGCCGGCGACCATCTGCCTGCCTCCGGCAGCGTCTCCAACACCGGCGAGATCGGCTACCTGCCCCAGGACCCGCGGGTGGGCGACCCCGAGGTGATCGCCCGTGACCGCATCCTGTCCGCGCGCGGCCTCGACGATGCCGTACGCCGCATGCGTGAGGCCGAGGAGCAGATGGGCTCCGATGACGGCAACGTGCGCGAGAAGGCGATGAAGCGCTACCAGCGCGCCCACGACGAGCTCGACGCCGGCGGCGGCTACGCGGCCGAGACCGAGGCGCTGCAGATCGCCCAGTCGCTCGGCATCCCCGACCGGATCATGACCCAGCCGCTCAAGACCCTCTCCGGTGGTCAGCGCCGCCGGGTCGAGCTGGCTCGCATCCTCTTCTCGAGCGCTGAGGTGCTGATCCTCGACGAGCCGACCAACCACCTCGACGCCGACTCGATCATCTGGCTGCGCGACTGGATGAAGTCCTACAAGGGCGGCTTCATCGTGATCTCCCACGACAACGACCTGCTCGCCCAGACGGTCAACAAGGTCTTCCACCTCGACGGCAACCGCGAGGTCATCGACATCTACAACATGCCGTGGAAGCAGTATCTGACCCAGCGCGAGACCGACGAGGCGCGCCGCAAGCGCGAGCTGATGAACGCGCAGAACAAGGCCAAGACGCTCACCGACCAGGCCAACAAGATGCGCGCCAAGGCCACCAAGGCGACCGCTGCGCAGAGCATGCTCAAGCGTGCCGAGAAGATCATGTCGGGTGTGGAGGGGGAGCGGCAGCAGGAGAAGGTCGCCGCGATCAAGTTCCCCTCGCCGGCGCCCTCGGGCAAGACCCCGCTCACCGCCAACGACCTCTCCAAGTCCTACGGCGCCCTGGAGGTCTTCACCGCCGTCGACCTGGCCATCGACCGAGGCACCCGGGTGGTCATCCTGGGGCTGAACGGCGCCGGCAAGACCACGATGCTGCGCATCCTGGCAGGTGTCGACCAGCCCGACACCGGCGAGGTGGTCCCGGGCCACGGGCTGAAGGTGGGCTACTACGCGCAGGAGCACGAGACCCTCGACACCAAGAGGTCGGTGCTGCAGAACATGCAGTCGGCCGCGCCGCAGCTGACCGACACCGAGGCGCGCACCGTGCTGGGCGCGTTCCTCTTCACCGGCGACGACGTGCACAAGCCCGCCGGCGTGCTCTCCGGCGGTGAGAAGACCCGGCTGGCGCTGGCCTCCCTGGTCGTCTCCGCGGCCAACGTGCTGCTGCTCGACGAGCCGACGAACAACCTCGACCCGGCCTCTCGCGAGGAGGTGCTCAACGCCATCCGCCGCTACGAAGGCTCGATCGTGCTGGTCACCCACGACGAGGGCGCCGTGCACGCGCTCGAGCCCGACAAGGTGCTCATCCTCCCCGACGGCGTCGAGGACCTGTGGAACGAGGGCTACGCCGACCTGGTCTCGCTCGCCTGA
- the sufU gene encoding Fe-S cluster assembly sulfur transfer protein SufU has translation MTAANLESMYQEIILDHYKNPHGKGLRDPFEAEVHHVNPTCGDEITLRVHIAGANDELRIEDISYDALGCSISQASASVLNDLVVGKPIEEAMTIHEEFLRLMQGKGNVEPDEDILEDGIAFAGVARFPARIKCALLSWMAWKDATTKTLAEEN, from the coding sequence ATGACTGCCGCGAACCTCGAGAGCATGTACCAGGAGATCATCCTGGACCACTACAAGAACCCGCACGGAAAGGGTCTTCGCGACCCCTTCGAGGCGGAGGTTCACCACGTCAACCCGACCTGCGGTGACGAGATCACCCTCCGGGTGCACATCGCCGGCGCCAATGATGAGCTCAGAATCGAGGACATCTCCTACGACGCCCTCGGCTGCTCCATCTCGCAGGCATCGGCCTCGGTGCTCAACGACCTGGTCGTCGGCAAGCCGATCGAAGAGGCGATGACGATCCACGAGGAGTTCTTGCGCCTGATGCAGGGCAAGGGCAACGTGGAGCCCGACGAAGACATCCTGGAGGACGGCATCGCCTTCGCCGGCGTCGCCAGGTTCCCCGCCCGGATCAAGTGCGCGCTGCTGTCGTGGATGGCGTGGAAAGACGCCACGACCAAGACTCTCGCTGAGGAGAACTGA
- a CDS encoding cysteine desulfurase, whose product MEGLLPDLDLVRKDFPILERSFDGGETPLVYLDSANTSQKPQIVIDTIVDHLERHNANIARAMHHLGAEATEAFEGARDTVARFLGAPDRDEVIFTKNASEGINLVANTVPLAPGDVVVTTEMEHHSNIVPWQLATQRTGAELKWFGLTDDGQLDLSNIDELITPATKVVALTWVSNMLGTINPVAEIARKAHEVGALVVVDAAQAAPVLPIDLASMTEEERPDFLVFTGHKVVGPTGIGVLWGRRAALEALPPFLGGGEMIATVSMEKSTYAPIPHKFEAGTPPIAEAVGLGAALEYLMHVGMENVHAHEQAITAYALERLATVPGVTVLGPADAAKRGGAISFELDEVHPHDVAQVLDSKGVAIRAGHHCAKPAHQRFGVQASNRMSSYLYTTPAEIDALVEGLEYVRHFFKLDQ is encoded by the coding sequence ATGGAGGGTCTGCTGCCCGACCTGGATCTGGTCCGTAAGGACTTCCCGATCCTGGAGCGGTCCTTCGACGGCGGCGAGACCCCGTTGGTCTACCTCGACAGCGCCAACACCTCGCAGAAGCCGCAGATCGTGATCGACACCATCGTCGACCACCTCGAGCGGCACAACGCCAACATCGCCCGGGCGATGCACCACCTGGGCGCCGAGGCGACCGAGGCCTTCGAGGGGGCGCGCGACACCGTCGCGCGCTTCCTCGGCGCGCCCGATCGTGACGAGGTGATCTTCACCAAGAACGCCTCCGAGGGGATCAACCTGGTCGCCAACACGGTGCCGCTGGCTCCGGGTGACGTGGTCGTGACCACCGAGATGGAGCACCACTCCAACATCGTGCCGTGGCAGCTCGCCACGCAGCGTACGGGTGCGGAGCTCAAGTGGTTCGGGCTCACCGACGACGGTCAGCTCGACCTGTCGAACATCGACGAGCTGATCACGCCGGCGACCAAGGTCGTCGCGCTGACGTGGGTCTCCAACATGCTCGGCACCATCAACCCGGTCGCCGAGATCGCCCGCAAGGCCCACGAGGTCGGCGCGCTGGTCGTCGTCGACGCTGCTCAGGCCGCCCCGGTGCTCCCCATCGACCTGGCGTCGATGACGGAGGAGGAGCGCCCTGACTTCCTCGTCTTCACCGGTCACAAGGTGGTCGGCCCGACCGGCATCGGTGTGCTGTGGGGGCGGCGCGCCGCGCTCGAGGCGCTGCCGCCGTTCCTCGGAGGTGGCGAGATGATCGCCACGGTGTCGATGGAGAAGTCCACCTACGCCCCGATCCCGCACAAGTTCGAGGCCGGCACCCCGCCGATCGCCGAGGCCGTGGGTCTCGGAGCGGCGCTGGAATACCTCATGCACGTCGGGATGGAGAACGTCCACGCCCACGAGCAGGCGATCACGGCCTACGCGCTGGAGCGTCTTGCGACCGTGCCGGGTGTGACCGTGCTCGGTCCGGCCGACGCGGCCAAGCGTGGCGGTGCGATCTCCTTCGAGCTCGACGAGGTGCACCCGCACGACGTGGCCCAGGTGCTCGACTCCAAGGGCGTCGCCATCCGCGCCGGACATCACTGCGCCAAGCCCGCGCACCAGCGGTTCGGCGTACAGGCCTCCAACCGGATGTCGTCCTACCTCTACACCACGCCCGCCGAGATCGACGCGCTGGTCGAGGGGCTGGAATACGTACGCCACTTCTTCAAGTTGGACCAGTGA
- a CDS encoding MmcQ/YjbR family DNA-binding protein → MTTDQLAERVRGICLGFPEVTERLTHGAPGFFVKKQFVMLWPQGHHRLEAPHLWAAAAAGVQDEVVGDDPERFFVPPYVGGRGWIGMRLDGAVDWAEVAEVCEDAYRLIAPARLTRDL, encoded by the coding sequence ATGACGACCGATCAGCTGGCCGAGCGGGTGCGGGGGATCTGTCTCGGGTTCCCGGAGGTCACCGAGCGGCTCACGCACGGTGCGCCGGGGTTCTTCGTGAAGAAGCAGTTCGTGATGCTGTGGCCGCAGGGGCATCACCGGCTCGAGGCGCCGCACCTGTGGGCGGCAGCGGCGGCGGGGGTGCAGGACGAGGTCGTCGGTGACGACCCCGAGCGCTTCTTCGTCCCTCCGTACGTCGGTGGGCGCGGCTGGATCGGGATGCGGCTCGACGGCGCGGTCGACTGGGCGGAGGTCGCGGAGGTCTGCGAGGACGCCTACCGGCTGATCGCGCCCGCGCGACTGACTCGCGACCTGTAA
- a CDS encoding sugar O-acetyltransferase, whose translation MGEARARLEAGDWYLDDAELQALRRECWRALDLFNAAGADDDDVRRHVLCELLAEVGAGVEVVPRFQCSYGYNIRLGDRAFVNANAFFMDDAQIRIGADVRIGPGAQLVTALHPVDDPDRRRDGWERALPIEIGENAWLGTSVTVGAGVAIGADAVIGSGSVVLSDIPARVVAAGTPARVLRDVR comes from the coding sequence ATGGGTGAGGCCCGAGCTCGCCTCGAGGCGGGTGATTGGTATCTCGATGATGCCGAGCTCCAAGCACTGCGCCGCGAGTGCTGGCGTGCTTTGGATCTCTTCAATGCCGCTGGCGCCGACGATGACGACGTACGCCGCCATGTGCTGTGCGAGCTGCTCGCTGAGGTAGGTGCGGGTGTCGAGGTCGTCCCGCGGTTCCAGTGCTCCTACGGTTACAACATCAGGCTGGGCGATCGGGCGTTCGTGAATGCCAACGCCTTCTTCATGGACGACGCGCAGATCCGGATCGGCGCTGACGTACGCATCGGGCCAGGAGCACAGTTGGTGACTGCCCTGCATCCGGTCGATGATCCCGACCGGCGCCGCGATGGCTGGGAGCGGGCACTGCCCATCGAGATCGGAGAGAACGCCTGGCTAGGGACTAGCGTCACCGTCGGCGCAGGTGTGGCGATCGGCGCCGACGCTGTGATCGGATCGGGCAGCGTCGTGCTGAGCGACATCCCTGCTCGAGTCGTCGCAGCAGGAACACCGGCGCGAGTCCTCCGCGATGTCCGATGA
- a CDS encoding GNAT family N-acetyltransferase, whose translation MSASSEAEERRVGSADVEAPGRIWFGYIAAVGLVVIGAITTDLLAFGLAGVMLVATVLGERYRARVAARLAADRRPDLADLVTRWARGWAFARYFPRPERVAGGVRIEVGEPGRRVEWVAIDEPETLSGLVDTVAATPEAWLSVATADPAGVRPWLLEGGLGSDSQEEALMSIDLVDQVSRDLPDGYAAEIERDGGRITATVRSAGKAGEVAASGRIAVIGADAVVDRIHTEPDHRHRGLGGAMMTVLVAAAREAGATRGILVATEMGEPLYAGLGWQEQARLVIARPATPRTPAESHHQ comes from the coding sequence GTGAGCGCCTCGTCTGAGGCCGAGGAGCGGCGGGTAGGCTCCGCGGACGTGGAGGCGCCTGGACGGATCTGGTTCGGATACATCGCTGCCGTGGGGCTCGTGGTGATCGGTGCGATCACCACCGACCTGCTCGCGTTCGGGCTGGCTGGGGTGATGCTGGTCGCGACGGTGCTGGGGGAGCGGTATCGCGCCCGGGTCGCCGCCCGTCTCGCCGCCGACCGTCGCCCCGACCTCGCCGATCTGGTCACCAGGTGGGCGCGCGGCTGGGCGTTCGCCCGATACTTCCCGCGGCCCGAGCGGGTCGCCGGCGGCGTACGCATCGAGGTGGGGGAGCCGGGCCGCCGGGTCGAATGGGTCGCCATCGACGAGCCCGAGACGTTGTCCGGTCTCGTCGACACGGTCGCAGCCACGCCCGAGGCCTGGTTGAGCGTCGCGACCGCCGACCCCGCCGGCGTACGCCCGTGGCTGCTTGAGGGCGGGCTCGGTTCCGATTCGCAGGAGGAGGCTCTGATGTCGATCGACCTCGTCGACCAGGTCTCGCGCGACCTGCCTGACGGCTACGCCGCAGAGATCGAGCGCGACGGTGGCCGTATCACCGCGACCGTGAGATCGGCCGGGAAGGCGGGCGAGGTGGCGGCCTCGGGACGGATCGCCGTCATCGGCGCCGACGCGGTCGTCGACCGGATCCACACCGAGCCCGACCACCGGCACCGGGGTCTCGGCGGCGCGATGATGACCGTGCTCGTCGCGGCCGCTCGCGAGGCCGGTGCGACCCGCGGCATCCTGGTGGCCACCGAGATGGGCGAACCGCTCTACGCCGGGCTCGGCTGGCAGGAGCAGGCTCGGTTGGTGATCGCCCGACCGGCCACGCCGCGTACGCCCGCCGAGTCTCACCACCAGTAG
- the ypfJ gene encoding KPN_02809 family neutral zinc metallopeptidase: MRFNPKARLDTSRTSGGGGGGLGGGLGGGGGRIPIPGGRAGGGIGTVVVLLLFFVLSQCTGIGPQVIGGSGGGSSSTVGTGTFGGQQASDGGDTGDFGSCKTGEDANNDENCAFVAMENSMTGFWDSQADLEGRFQPEQSVVIFSGQVETGGCGSASSSVGPFYCPSDQTIYLDPTFFDSIFEQLGGEDTTFVRAYVLAHEYGHHIQNLLGTMGQVRTQQGPDSDAVRLELQADCYAGMWTAAAENDGFVTDITDQDISEGISAAKTVGDDHIQSETSGRVDTSSFTHGSSEQRIAWFKKGLTTPDSIAPCDTFKSRNLDQP, from the coding sequence ATGCGGTTCAACCCGAAAGCCAGACTCGACACCAGTCGGACATCCGGTGGTGGGGGTGGCGGGCTCGGCGGTGGACTCGGTGGCGGTGGCGGCCGGATCCCGATCCCCGGCGGACGGGCCGGCGGCGGCATCGGCACCGTCGTGGTGCTCCTGCTCTTCTTCGTGCTCTCCCAGTGCACCGGCATCGGTCCGCAGGTCATCGGTGGCAGCGGCGGTGGCAGCTCCTCGACCGTCGGCACCGGCACCTTCGGCGGCCAGCAGGCCTCCGACGGCGGCGACACCGGCGACTTCGGCTCGTGCAAGACCGGCGAGGACGCCAACAACGACGAGAACTGCGCCTTCGTCGCGATGGAGAACTCCATGACCGGCTTCTGGGACTCGCAGGCAGACCTGGAGGGCCGCTTCCAGCCCGAGCAGTCGGTGGTCATCTTCTCCGGCCAGGTCGAGACCGGCGGCTGCGGCTCCGCGAGCAGCTCGGTCGGGCCGTTCTACTGCCCCTCCGACCAGACCATCTACCTCGACCCGACGTTCTTCGACTCGATCTTCGAGCAGCTCGGCGGCGAGGACACCACCTTCGTACGCGCCTACGTGCTCGCCCACGAATACGGCCACCACATCCAGAACCTGCTCGGCACCATGGGTCAGGTGCGCACCCAGCAGGGCCCCGACTCCGACGCCGTACGCCTCGAGCTGCAGGCCGACTGCTACGCCGGCATGTGGACCGCGGCCGCCGAGAACGACGGTTTCGTCACCGACATCACCGACCAGGACATCTCCGAGGGCATCTCCGCGGCCAAGACCGTCGGCGACGACCACATCCAGTCGGAGACGAGCGGGCGCGTCGACACCTCCTCGTTCACCCACGGCTCCTCCGAGCAGCGCATCGCGTGGTTCAAGAAGGGCCTGACCACGCCCGACTCGATCGCGCCGTGCGACACCTTCAAGTCGAGGAACCTCGACCAGCCGTAG
- the sufC gene encoding Fe-S cluster assembly ATPase SufC, with protein sequence MSTLEIKDLQVSVDTEDGAKEILKGVTLTIRSGETHAIMGPNGSGKSTLAYSIAGHPKYTITGGTVTLDGEDVLSMSVDERAKAGLFLAMQYPVEVPGVSVANFLRTAKTALVGEAPKLRTWVKDVNGAMNKMHLDPTFSQRSVNEGFSGGEKKRHEIAQLDILDPAFALLDEIDSGLDIDALKVVSDGINDFRAREAKSVLLITHYTRILRYVKPDQVHVFVAGRIAESGGPELAEDLEANGYERFTSAAV encoded by the coding sequence ATGAGCACGCTCGAGATCAAGGACCTGCAGGTCTCGGTCGACACCGAAGACGGTGCCAAGGAGATCCTGAAGGGCGTCACGCTGACCATCAGGTCCGGCGAGACGCACGCGATCATGGGCCCCAACGGCTCCGGCAAGTCCACCCTTGCCTACTCGATCGCCGGCCACCCGAAGTACACGATCACCGGCGGCACCGTCACCCTCGACGGTGAGGACGTGCTGTCGATGTCGGTCGACGAGCGTGCCAAGGCCGGCCTGTTCCTCGCGATGCAGTACCCCGTCGAGGTGCCTGGCGTGAGCGTGGCCAACTTCCTGCGCACCGCCAAGACCGCGCTGGTCGGCGAGGCCCCCAAGCTGCGCACGTGGGTCAAGGACGTCAACGGTGCGATGAACAAGATGCACCTCGACCCGACGTTCTCGCAGCGCTCGGTCAACGAGGGCTTCTCCGGTGGCGAGAAGAAGCGCCACGAGATCGCTCAGCTCGACATCCTCGACCCGGCCTTCGCGCTGCTCGACGAGATCGACTCCGGCCTCGACATCGACGCCCTCAAGGTCGTCTCCGACGGCATCAACGACTTCCGCGCCCGCGAGGCCAAGTCGGTCCTGCTGATCACCCACTACACCCGCATCCTGCGCTACGTGAAGCCCGACCAGGTGCACGTCTTCGTCGCAGGCCGGATCGCCGAGTCCGGTGGCCCCGAGCTCGCCGAGGACCTCGAGGCCAACGGCTACGAGCGGTTCACGAGCGCGGCGGTCTGA
- a CDS encoding acVLRF1 family peptidyl-tRNA hydrolase, giving the protein MPNVAVAVARIPRWVENFAARHGEARLVVDSGVLRGSAADGSSFTARLPFEQTYAGAADLESFVAAAAPTAQWGILLVRKGGFAIARMRGPEIAEHKIGRRHVQGKTKAGGWSQQRFARRRANQAGAAYEAAADHAARILDGLRGPLITGGDHGGVDDVLTDRRLQSLQVTGPWLAVQDPNRAVLDQAIEDAQKVQIEVFNADS; this is encoded by the coding sequence ATGCCCAACGTCGCCGTCGCCGTCGCTCGGATCCCGCGTTGGGTGGAGAACTTCGCCGCACGTCATGGGGAGGCGCGGCTCGTGGTCGACTCCGGTGTGTTGCGGGGCTCCGCCGCCGACGGGTCGTCGTTCACCGCGAGGCTCCCGTTCGAGCAGACCTACGCCGGCGCGGCCGACCTGGAGTCGTTCGTCGCGGCCGCTGCGCCGACGGCACAGTGGGGCATCCTGCTGGTGCGCAAGGGCGGGTTCGCGATCGCCCGGATGAGGGGCCCGGAGATCGCCGAGCACAAGATCGGGCGTCGCCACGTGCAGGGGAAGACCAAGGCCGGCGGCTGGAGCCAGCAGCGGTTCGCCCGGCGCCGGGCGAACCAGGCCGGCGCCGCGTACGAGGCCGCGGCCGACCACGCCGCCCGCATCCTCGACGGGCTGCGCGGACCGCTGATCACGGGCGGTGACCACGGCGGCGTCGACGACGTGCTCACCGACCGGCGGCTGCAGTCGCTGCAGGTCACCGGCCCGTGGCTGGCCGTGCAGGACCCGAACCGCGCGGTGCTCGATCAGGCCATCGAGGATGCCCAGAAGGTGCAGATCGAGGTGTTCAACGCAGACAGTTGA
- a CDS encoding phosphotransferase has protein sequence MWQPDPGWLVLPGGTGPSTLGVWRTVVGQEPVVVKRLGAPGAYEPTELSRRHHFAYWRRAADVATSGLLEDTPGMIGARTDVTEDSDGITLTTDWVEDAANSGLFAALAMGRFAGADLGGVRWLARDQFRDRMARVEYNGGWPTMMRTTAADIAHTLWERRRHFTDILDTLPQVAQHGDPAPQNLLGRTDDGERLIAIDWSSLGHGPVGGDLGLYLLHARESFEPLLEAYVLGLPEGLATREEVSLGAQISAVYTALSRAEWALSRITPGEGPLLAKFRHPAVAPHLRTLQKQAALVEALLEL, from the coding sequence ATGTGGCAGCCCGACCCCGGGTGGCTCGTCCTTCCCGGAGGCACCGGACCCTCCACGTTGGGGGTCTGGCGCACCGTCGTGGGCCAGGAGCCGGTGGTGGTCAAGAGGCTCGGGGCGCCGGGGGCCTACGAACCGACCGAGCTGAGCCGCCGTCACCACTTCGCCTACTGGAGGCGGGCGGCCGACGTCGCGACCTCGGGGCTGCTCGAGGACACCCCCGGCATGATCGGCGCGCGCACGGACGTCACCGAGGACTCCGACGGGATCACCCTGACCACCGACTGGGTCGAGGACGCCGCCAACTCCGGGCTCTTCGCGGCGCTGGCCATGGGCCGCTTCGCCGGCGCCGACCTCGGCGGTGTGCGCTGGCTGGCGCGCGACCAGTTCCGCGACCGGATGGCGCGGGTCGAGTACAACGGCGGCTGGCCGACGATGATGCGTACGACGGCCGCCGACATCGCGCACACGCTCTGGGAGCGCCGCAGGCACTTCACCGACATCCTCGACACGCTTCCCCAGGTCGCGCAGCACGGTGACCCGGCGCCGCAGAACCTCCTCGGCCGCACCGACGACGGCGAGCGGCTGATCGCGATCGACTGGTCGAGCCTCGGCCACGGACCGGTCGGTGGCGACCTGGGCCTCTATCTGCTGCACGCCCGGGAGTCGTTCGAGCCGTTGCTGGAGGCGTACGTCCTGGGCTTGCCCGAGGGCCTCGCGACTCGCGAGGAGGTGAGTCTCGGTGCCCAGATCAGCGCCGTCTACACCGCACTGAGTCGGGCCGAGTGGGCGCTGAGCCGGATCACGCCGGGGGAGGGCCCGCTGCTCGCGAAGTTCCGCCATCCGGCGGTGGCGCCCCACCTGCGCACCCTGCAGAAGCAGGCGGCGCTGGTCGAGGCACTGCTCGAGCTGTGA
- a CDS encoding ASCH domain-containing protein codes for MSDDATPAPDLIEPDPEQEAEVAAFWDDVKHHAHLSAAPGYFGASPLEALQPPAFSFGDTPEQSDELLELILEGMKTATAGALWDYEAAGETLPSVGTLGIVLDGSGHPRALIVSTSVEVVPFDQVDDDFARAEGEGDRSLDYWRQEHKRFFSSVAVHDRGFAEDMPVVLERFELVWPKPD; via the coding sequence ATGAGCGACGACGCGACTCCTGCGCCTGATCTGATCGAGCCCGACCCGGAGCAGGAGGCGGAGGTCGCGGCATTCTGGGACGACGTGAAGCACCACGCCCATCTCAGCGCCGCGCCGGGCTACTTCGGCGCCTCGCCGCTGGAGGCGCTGCAGCCGCCCGCCTTCTCCTTCGGTGACACTCCGGAGCAGTCCGACGAGCTGCTCGAGCTCATCCTCGAGGGAATGAAGACAGCCACCGCTGGTGCGTTGTGGGACTACGAGGCTGCCGGCGAGACGCTGCCGAGCGTCGGTACGCTCGGGATCGTCCTCGACGGCTCCGGCCATCCACGTGCACTCATCGTGTCGACGTCGGTCGAGGTCGTGCCCTTCGACCAGGTCGACGACGACTTCGCGCGGGCCGAGGGCGAGGGTGACCGATCCCTGGACTACTGGCGCCAGGAGCACAAGCGGTTCTTCTCCTCGGTCGCCGTCCATGACCGCGGTTTCGCCGAAGACATGCCGGTCGTGCTCGAGCGCTTCGAGCTCGTCTGGCCGAAACCCGACTGA
- a CDS encoding WhiB family transcriptional regulator, producing METITPVAEGNLSRTHEPTLMHPTPRTDEWACVGEEPDLFHPDDLAQLAQAQEVCAGCPLRGTCLDLGVARREWGVWGGVLLESGKPREKPRAPGHKPYKRSQEAIEKARRVA from the coding sequence ATGGAGACCATCACGCCTGTCGCAGAGGGCAACCTCTCCAGGACCCACGAGCCGACCCTGATGCACCCGACGCCCCGCACGGATGAGTGGGCCTGTGTGGGCGAGGAGCCGGACCTCTTCCATCCCGACGACCTCGCCCAGCTGGCCCAGGCACAGGAGGTCTGCGCGGGCTGCCCGCTGCGAGGCACCTGCCTCGACCTCGGGGTCGCCCGGCGGGAATGGGGCGTGTGGGGCGGCGTGCTCCTGGAGAGCGGCAAGCCCCGCGAGAAGCCCAGAGCTCCCGGCCACAAGCCCTACAAGCGCAGCCAGGAAGCCATCGAGAAGGCGCGAAGGGTTGCCTGA